One Helianthus annuus cultivar XRQ/B chromosome 12, HanXRQr2.0-SUNRISE, whole genome shotgun sequence genomic region harbors:
- the LOC110894691 gene encoding uncharacterized protein LOC110894691, with translation MKSFLQRLEDVLINNHTFGRVDVQEQASIVSKREWSSMGSRPLCAGGGMWTMTFPKSKSDKYWAYMISLIMEMRYARQSLCEAKFPLRYEDLDYQCQLHSRQQE, from the exons ATGAAGAGTTTTCTCCAAAGGCTTGAGGATGTACTAATTAATAATCATACGTTCGGAAGAGTTGATGTGcag GAGCAGGCCTCCATTGTTTCAAAAAGAGAATGGAGCTCAATGGGAAGTCGCCCTCTTTGTGCTGGTGGTGGAATGTGGACTATGACTTTTCCTAAGTCAAAATCAGACAAATATTGGGCTTACATG ATCAGTTTGATCATGGAGATGAGATATGCGAGGCAGTCGTTATGTGAGGCCAAG TTTCCATTACGCTATGAAGACCTTGACTACCAATGCCAACTACATAGTAGACAGCAAGAATAA